Proteins from a genomic interval of Caulobacter rhizosphaerae:
- the ccmD gene encoding heme exporter protein CcmD, with protein MHFDFDAGKYAVYVWPAFALTAGAFVWMIADSLASACRWRREAERLQAQRDARKP; from the coding sequence ATGCACTTCGATTTCGACGCCGGCAAGTACGCGGTCTATGTCTGGCCCGCCTTCGCCCTGACGGCCGGCGCCTTCGTCTGGATGATCGCCGACAGCCTGGCCTCGGCCTGTCGCTGGCGGCGCGAGGCCGAACGGCTCCAGGCCCAGCGGGACGCGAGGAAGCCGTGA
- the ccmC gene encoding heme ABC transporter permease CcmC, which produces MGARDPHHPLDFLTNPERFMAFSRWAAPMFGVVAAVLAAVGLVLTFAAPEDYQQGDTVRMMFIHVPAASLSLFVYLCLGIASFLALVFRHALADAAAVACAPLGAAFTALALATGSLWGKPMWGTWWVWDARLTSVLVLLLFYLGYLALRSALEDEQKAARAAAILALVGLINLPIVKFSVEWWNSLHQGSSTLFAKPGNGLPAVYAWPMLVMSLAYLSAFGALWLVRIRALVWRRKARALALQQAEG; this is translated from the coding sequence ATGGGCGCCCGTGATCCACACCATCCGCTGGACTTCCTGACCAACCCCGAGCGGTTCATGGCCTTTTCGCGCTGGGCCGCGCCGATGTTCGGCGTAGTCGCCGCGGTGCTGGCCGCCGTGGGCCTGGTGCTGACCTTCGCCGCGCCGGAGGATTACCAGCAGGGCGACACCGTGCGGATGATGTTCATCCACGTGCCGGCCGCCTCGCTGTCGCTGTTCGTCTATCTGTGCCTGGGGATCGCCAGCTTCCTGGCCCTGGTGTTTCGCCACGCCCTGGCCGACGCCGCCGCCGTGGCCTGCGCCCCGCTGGGCGCGGCCTTCACCGCCCTGGCCCTAGCCACCGGATCGCTGTGGGGCAAGCCGATGTGGGGAACCTGGTGGGTGTGGGACGCCCGCCTGACCTCGGTGCTGGTGCTGCTGCTGTTCTACCTGGGCTACCTGGCCCTGCGCTCGGCGCTCGAGGACGAGCAGAAGGCGGCCCGGGCCGCCGCCATCCTGGCCCTGGTCGGCCTGATCAACCTGCCGATCGTCAAGTTCTCGGTCGAATGGTGGAACAGCCTGCACCAGGGCAGCTCCACCCTGTTCGCCAAGCCGGGTAACGGCCTGCCGGCGGTCTATGCCTGGCCGATGCTGGTGATGAGCCTGGCCTATCTGTCGGCCTTTGGCGCGCTGTGGCTGGTGCGGATCCGCGCCCTGGTCTGGCGGCGCAAGGCCCGCGCCCTGGCCCTGCAGCAGGCGGAAGGCTAG
- a CDS encoding bifunctional folylpolyglutamate synthase/dihydrofolate synthase produces MTDHLRAHDAALARLQALHPKLIDLSLDRMVRLCAALGDPQKRLPPVIHVAGTNGKGSTVAYLRAMAEAAGLRVHVFTSPHLVRFAERIRLAGTLITDEHLAQVLERVEAANAGLPITFFEITTAAAFQAFSEVPADLCLVEVGLGGILDATNVVLPAVSVIAPIDIDHREFLGDTLAAIAQEKAGIIKPNTPVVSARQQEEAERVVEREADLFEAPLTLMGRDFDAWNERGRLLVQMQDRLLDLPAPALAGEHQFANAGLAVAALLTLNDSRVDEAAMARGIAAATWPARFQRLTAGPLAERARADGADLWLDGGHNPHAGQAVARALGDLAARDGRPVALISGLLANKDATGFFAPFAPLKAKVFSVTFEGHAAASAAQTAAAAELAGLRAHACDSVEAALDKALALEPTPHVLICGSLYLAGEVLAMSPETWPV; encoded by the coding sequence ATGACCGACCACCTCCGCGCCCATGACGCCGCGCTGGCCCGGCTGCAGGCCCTGCATCCCAAGCTGATCGACCTGTCGCTGGACCGCATGGTGCGGCTGTGCGCCGCCCTGGGCGATCCGCAGAAGAGGCTGCCGCCGGTGATTCACGTGGCCGGCACCAACGGCAAGGGCTCGACCGTCGCCTATCTGCGGGCCATGGCCGAGGCGGCCGGGCTGAGGGTCCACGTCTTCACCTCACCGCACTTGGTGCGGTTCGCCGAACGCATCCGGCTGGCGGGGACGCTGATCACCGACGAGCACCTGGCCCAGGTGCTCGAGCGCGTCGAGGCGGCCAACGCCGGCCTGCCGATCACCTTCTTCGAGATCACCACCGCCGCGGCCTTCCAGGCCTTCTCCGAGGTTCCGGCCGACCTTTGCCTGGTCGAGGTGGGGCTGGGCGGGATCCTGGACGCCACCAATGTCGTCCTGCCCGCGGTCAGCGTGATCGCCCCGATCGACATCGACCACCGCGAGTTCCTGGGCGACACCCTGGCGGCCATCGCCCAGGAAAAGGCCGGGATCATCAAGCCCAACACCCCCGTCGTCTCGGCCCGCCAGCAGGAGGAGGCCGAGCGGGTGGTCGAGCGCGAGGCCGACCTGTTCGAGGCGCCCCTGACCCTGATGGGCCGCGACTTCGACGCCTGGAACGAACGCGGCCGGCTGCTGGTCCAGATGCAGGATCGCCTGCTGGATCTGCCGGCCCCGGCCCTAGCGGGCGAGCATCAGTTCGCCAACGCCGGCCTGGCCGTGGCGGCCTTGCTGACCCTGAACGATTCGCGCGTCGACGAGGCCGCCATGGCCCGGGGGATCGCAGCCGCCACCTGGCCGGCCCGATTCCAGCGATTGACGGCCGGTCCCCTGGCGGAGCGGGCCCGGGCGGACGGGGCGGACCTCTGGCTGGACGGCGGCCACAATCCCCATGCGGGCCAGGCGGTGGCCCGGGCCCTGGGCGACTTGGCGGCGCGCGACGGGCGGCCCGTGGCCCTGATCTCCGGCCTGCTGGCCAACAAGGACGCCACGGGGTTCTTCGCGCCGTTCGCACCGCTGAAGGCCAAGGTCTTTTCCGTGACGTTCGAGGGCCATGCCGCGGCCAGCGCGGCCCAGACGGCGGCGGCGGCGGAACTGGCCGGCCTGCGGGCCCATGCCTGCGACAGCGTCGAGGCGGCGCTCGACAAGGCGCTGGCGCTCGAGCCGACGCCGCACGTGCTGATCTGCGGCTCGCTCTACCTGGCGGGCGAGGTGCTGGCGATGAGTCCGGAGACCTGGCCGGTCTAG
- a CDS encoding DUF3147 family protein, translating to MLYLLAKAAISGVIIALVSEIAKRQPGFGALVASLPLISILGMLWLWRDTHDVKRMATHVEATFWYVLPSLPMFLIVPALLRRGVNFWMALGAGCAVTIGLYLTMTAIGPRFGLKL from the coding sequence ATGCTGTACCTGCTGGCCAAGGCCGCGATTTCGGGCGTGATCATCGCCCTGGTGTCCGAGATCGCCAAGCGCCAGCCGGGCTTCGGCGCCCTGGTCGCCTCGCTGCCGCTGATCTCGATCCTGGGCATGCTGTGGCTGTGGCGCGACACCCATGACGTCAAGCGCATGGCGACCCATGTCGAGGCCACCTTCTGGTACGTGCTGCCGTCCCTGCCGATGTTCCTGATCGTGCCGGCCCTGCTGCGGCGGGGCGTGAACTTCTGGATGGCGCTGGGGGCCGGTTGCGCGGTCACCATCGGCCTCTATCTGACGATGACGGCGATCGGACCGCGTTTCGGGCTGAAGCTCTAG
- a CDS encoding phosphoribosylanthranilate isomerase — translation MTTQAKICGLSTAESVAAAVAGGAAYVGFVFFAKSPRNLEPEAAARLAAPLRQGPVRTVAVTVDPDDALVDRLMATLKPDLIQVHGKETPSRVREIAARSGAGVIKAFSVSSAADVDQARAFDSVAEHLMFDARPVEGAALPGGTGARFDWRLLEGRRFSRPHFLAGGLDPWNVAEAVRASGAPLVDVSSGVERGPGLKDPALITAFLDAVKRA, via the coding sequence ATGACCACCCAGGCCAAGATCTGCGGGCTGTCCACGGCCGAGAGCGTCGCCGCCGCCGTCGCCGGCGGGGCGGCCTATGTCGGCTTCGTCTTCTTCGCCAAAAGCCCGCGCAACCTCGAGCCCGAGGCCGCCGCCCGGCTGGCCGCGCCGCTACGCCAGGGCCCGGTCAGGACCGTGGCCGTCACCGTCGATCCCGACGACGCCCTGGTCGACCGGCTGATGGCCACGTTGAAGCCCGACCTGATCCAGGTGCACGGCAAGGAGACCCCCTCCCGGGTCCGCGAGATCGCCGCCCGCTCCGGCGCCGGGGTGATCAAGGCCTTCTCGGTCTCGTCGGCCGCCGACGTCGACCAGGCCCGGGCCTTCGACAGCGTCGCCGAGCACCTGATGTTCGACGCCCGGCCGGTGGAAGGAGCGGCCCTGCCCGGCGGCACCGGCGCAAGGTTCGACTGGCGCCTGCTGGAAGGCCGGCGCTTTTCTCGCCCGCATTTCCTGGCCGGCGGGCTGGACCCGTGGAACGTCGCCGAAGCGGTCCGGGCCTCCGGCGCGCCGCTGGTGGACGTTTCCTCTGGCGTCGAGCGGGGTCCCGGCCTAAAGGACCCGGCTCTGATCACGGCGTTCCTGGACGCCGTCAAACGCGCCTGA
- the trpA gene encoding tryptophan synthase subunit alpha, producing MTKDRIDRRFAALKAENRAGFVSYVMAGDPDAATALAILEGLPAAGADIIELGFPFSDPMAEGPTIQRASQRALAQKMTLNGTLDLVRAFRQGDDDTPLILMGYLNPLVNKGFETFAREAAQAGVDGLIVVDCPPEEADPLADALEAHGVSLIRLAAPTTDDARLPAVVRRTSGFLYYVSVAGVTGVKSADAGDVAPAVARLRAASGLPVAVGFGIRTPEQAAAVARIADAAVVGSALVDEIESAAKVNENVTEKVLLKASELAKAVRSARLEMA from the coding sequence TTGACCAAAGACCGTATCGACCGCCGGTTCGCGGCGCTGAAGGCCGAGAACCGGGCCGGCTTCGTCTCCTACGTGATGGCCGGGGACCCCGACGCCGCCACCGCGCTGGCGATCCTGGAGGGCCTGCCGGCCGCCGGGGCCGACATCATCGAGCTGGGCTTCCCGTTCTCGGACCCGATGGCCGAGGGCCCGACCATCCAGCGCGCCAGCCAGCGCGCCCTGGCCCAGAAGATGACCCTGAACGGCACGCTGGACCTGGTCCGCGCCTTCCGCCAGGGCGACGACGACACCCCGCTGATCCTGATGGGCTATCTGAACCCGCTGGTGAACAAGGGCTTCGAGACCTTCGCCCGCGAGGCCGCCCAGGCCGGGGTGGACGGCCTGATCGTCGTCGACTGCCCGCCGGAGGAAGCCGACCCGCTGGCCGACGCCCTGGAGGCTCACGGCGTCTCGCTGATCCGCCTGGCCGCCCCCACCACCGACGACGCGCGCCTGCCGGCCGTGGTCCGCCGCACCTCGGGCTTCCTCTATTACGTGTCGGTGGCCGGAGTGACCGGCGTCAAGTCGGCCGACGCCGGTGACGTGGCCCCGGCCGTGGCCCGGCTGCGGGCGGCCTCGGGCCTGCCGGTGGCCGTCGGCTTCGGCATCCGCACCCCCGAGCAGGCGGCCGCCGTCGCCCGGATCGCCGACGCCGCCGTGGTCGGCTCGGCCCTGGTGGATGAAATCGAATCCGCGGCCAAGGTGAACGAAAACGTGACCGAGAAGGTTCTTCTCAAGGCGTCGGAGCTGGCTAAGGCTGTGCGGTCGGCGCGACTCGAAATGGCGTGA
- the trpB gene encoding tryptophan synthase subunit beta: protein MNASVKPNDWSAYPDAKGRFGDYGGLYVAETLMPLVLELDRAYTEAKNDPSFQKELAGYLTHYVGRPSPLYFAERLSRHLGGAKIYFKREELNHTGAHKINNCMGQILLAQRMGKTRIIAETGAGQHGVASATVTARFGLPCVVYMGAVDVARQKPNVFRMNLLGAEVRPVTSGAATLKDAMNEAMRDWVTNVADTYYMIGTAAGPHPYPAMVRDFQAVIGNETREQIQELEGRLPDAVVACVGGGSNAIGMFHPFLADESVKIFGVEASGHGLETDKHAASLTGGRPGVLHGNKTYLLQDDDGQILDAHSISAGLDYPGIGPEHSFLHDVGRAQYLTCTDDEALKAFQLCAELEGIIPALESAHALAKLPQLAKEIGEGGVIVLCLSGRGDKDIFTVADALGRTI, encoded by the coding sequence GTGAACGCTTCGGTGAAACCTAACGACTGGTCCGCCTATCCGGACGCCAAGGGCCGCTTCGGCGACTACGGCGGCCTCTACGTGGCCGAGACCCTGATGCCGCTCGTGCTCGAGCTGGACCGCGCCTACACCGAGGCCAAGAACGATCCCAGCTTCCAGAAGGAGCTGGCCGGCTACCTGACCCACTATGTGGGCCGCCCCTCGCCGCTCTATTTCGCCGAGCGCCTGAGCCGCCATCTCGGCGGGGCCAAGATCTACTTCAAGCGCGAGGAGCTGAACCACACCGGCGCGCACAAGATCAACAACTGCATGGGCCAGATCCTGCTGGCCCAGCGCATGGGCAAGACCCGGATCATCGCCGAGACCGGCGCGGGCCAGCACGGCGTCGCCTCGGCCACCGTGACGGCGCGCTTCGGCCTGCCCTGCGTCGTCTACATGGGCGCCGTCGACGTGGCCCGGCAGAAGCCCAACGTCTTCCGCATGAACCTGCTGGGCGCGGAAGTGCGCCCGGTGACCTCGGGGGCGGCGACCCTGAAGGACGCCATGAACGAGGCCATGCGCGACTGGGTCACCAACGTGGCCGACACCTATTACATGATCGGCACCGCCGCCGGCCCGCACCCCTATCCGGCCATGGTCCGCGACTTCCAGGCGGTGATCGGCAACGAGACCCGCGAGCAGATCCAGGAGCTGGAAGGCCGGCTTCCCGACGCGGTCGTGGCCTGCGTCGGCGGCGGCTCGAACGCCATCGGCATGTTCCACCCGTTCCTGGCCGACGAGAGCGTCAAGATCTTCGGCGTCGAGGCCTCGGGCCATGGCCTGGAGACCGACAAGCACGCCGCCTCCCTGACCGGCGGCCGCCCGGGCGTGCTGCACGGCAACAAGACCTACCTGCTGCAGGACGACGACGGCCAGATCCTGGACGCCCACTCGATCTCGGCGGGCCTGGACTATCCGGGCATCGGGCCGGAGCACTCGTTCCTGCACGACGTCGGCCGCGCCCAGTACCTGACCTGCACCGACGACGAGGCGCTGAAGGCCTTCCAGCTGTGCGCCGAACTCGAGGGCATCATCCCGGCCCTGGAAAGCGCCCACGCCCTGGCCAAGCTGCCGCAGCTGGCCAAGGAGATCGGCGAGGGCGGCGTAATCGTGCTGTGCCTGTCGGGCCGGGGCGACAAGGACATCTTCACCGTGGCCGACGCCCTCGGGCGGACGATCTAG
- the ccmB gene encoding heme exporter protein CcmB, with the protein MRAFLILLRRELALAWGKGGGPLLALAFYACVVTLLPLAAGRAPERLASLAPGIAWLALALAALLSLERLFERDFEDGALDLLALGPAPLEIVAVAKCLAHWLAAGAPLAFAAPIAALALGASPAIIPLLIPCALAGGLAFSFLGGLGASLALGSKRGGLLVAVIVLPLYVPPVIFGAGALDALAGGLPWTGGLFLLLAYSAAAVALGPIAMAAACRNALD; encoded by the coding sequence ATGAGGGCCTTCCTGATCCTACTGCGCCGCGAGTTGGCCCTGGCCTGGGGCAAGGGCGGTGGTCCTCTGCTGGCCCTGGCCTTCTACGCCTGCGTGGTCACCCTACTGCCCCTGGCCGCCGGCCGCGCGCCCGAACGGCTGGCCAGCCTGGCCCCCGGCATCGCCTGGCTGGCCCTGGCCCTGGCCGCCCTGCTGTCCCTGGAGCGGCTGTTCGAACGCGACTTCGAGGACGGGGCGTTGGACCTGCTGGCGCTGGGTCCCGCGCCGCTCGAGATCGTGGCCGTGGCCAAGTGCCTGGCCCATTGGCTGGCGGCGGGCGCGCCCCTGGCCTTCGCCGCTCCGATCGCCGCCCTGGCTCTGGGGGCCTCGCCGGCCATCATCCCGCTGCTGATCCCCTGCGCCCTGGCCGGAGGCCTGGCCTTCTCGTTCCTGGGCGGGCTGGGGGCCAGCCTGGCCCTGGGCAGCAAGCGCGGCGGCCTGCTGGTGGCGGTGATCGTCCTGCCGCTCTACGTGCCGCCAGTGATCTTCGGGGCCGGCGCCCTGGACGCCCTGGCCGGCGGCCTGCCGTGGACGGGGGGTCTATTCCTGCTGCTGGCCTATTCGGCGGCGGCCGTGGCCCTGGGGCCGATCGCCATGGCGGCGGCTTGTCGGAATGCGCTGGATTAG
- a CDS encoding glycine zipper domain-containing protein — MRTATKTTLSMIAAATAALSLVSAPSFASAHDGRYYRDHHRYESRYDSRYDRRYDSRYSRYDSCRSHRKNGKATGAVIGALAGGLLGNSVSNGNRTPGTLLGAGVGAYAGSQIGKGHRC; from the coding sequence ATGCGTACCGCCACCAAGACCACCCTCTCGATGATCGCCGCGGCCACGGCCGCCCTGAGCCTGGTTTCGGCCCCGAGCTTCGCCTCTGCCCATGACGGCCGCTACTACCGCGACCACCACCGCTATGAGTCGCGCTACGACAGCCGTTACGATCGTCGCTATGACAGCCGCTACAGCCGCTACGACAGCTGCCGCTCGCACCGCAAGAACGGCAAGGCGACCGGCGCGGTGATCGGCGCCCTGGCCGGCGGCCTGCTGGGCAACTCGGTCTCGAACGGTAACCGCACCCCCGGCACCCTGCTGGGCGCGGGCGTCGGGGCCTATGCCGGCAGCCAGATCGGCAAGGGCCATCGCTGCTAA
- a CDS encoding DMT family transporter, which translates to MNRSNKRIAFLALIVSGLCWGLGFPLGKLVLRETDSAHMVLLRFLVAAVVAAPFALRSAETRGLFRSPVVLLAGALYGIAFMVQFEGLAHVSVTLAALLVGAMPALIAIAAKLLGEKVSRASWAGVAAATLGAALIAGKPDGAGSPLGVALSLGSLFIFLAWLTVLRRAPKAPNEMAIPAVTVIVAAVTVAPIAFLMHGPPRLDLSPVAWGGILGLGVLSTLVATAAWQFGSARVDSASAGVFINIEPLMGACVGVMLFGDRLTWALAAGGLMIIAGSFAVVLGERRSQSVCASAGPI; encoded by the coding sequence ATGAACCGCTCCAACAAACGCATCGCCTTTCTCGCCCTGATCGTCTCCGGCCTGTGCTGGGGCCTCGGCTTTCCGCTGGGCAAGCTGGTGCTGCGCGAGACCGACTCCGCCCACATGGTGCTGCTGCGCTTCCTGGTGGCGGCGGTGGTGGCCGCGCCGTTCGCCCTGCGCAGCGCCGAGACCCGGGGCCTGTTCCGCTCGCCGGTCGTCCTTCTGGCCGGCGCGCTCTACGGGATCGCCTTCATGGTGCAGTTCGAGGGCCTGGCCCATGTCAGCGTTACCCTGGCGGCCCTGCTGGTCGGGGCCATGCCGGCCCTGATCGCCATCGCGGCCAAGCTGCTGGGCGAAAAGGTCAGCCGCGCCTCGTGGGCCGGGGTCGCCGCCGCGACCCTGGGGGCCGCCCTGATCGCCGGCAAGCCCGACGGCGCCGGCTCGCCCCTGGGCGTGGCCCTGTCCCTGGGCTCGCTGTTCATCTTCCTGGCCTGGCTGACGGTGCTGCGCCGCGCGCCCAAGGCGCCCAACGAGATGGCCATTCCTGCGGTGACGGTGATCGTCGCCGCCGTCACCGTGGCCCCGATCGCCTTCCTGATGCACGGCCCGCCGAGGCTGGACCTCAGCCCGGTCGCCTGGGGCGGCATCCTGGGCCTGGGCGTCCTGAGCACCCTGGTGGCCACCGCCGCCTGGCAGTTCGGCTCGGCCCGGGTCGACAGCGCCAGCGCCGGGGTGTTCATCAACATCGAGCCGTTGATGGGCGCCTGCGTCGGGGTGATGCTGTTCGGCGACCGCCTGACCTGGGCCCTGGCGGCCGGCGGCCTGATGATCATCGCCGGCAGCTTCGCGGTGGTGCTGGGCGAGCGACGGAGCCAGTCCGTCTGCGCCAGCGCGGGGCCGATTTAG
- a CDS encoding acetyl-CoA carboxylase carboxyltransferase subunit beta — MAMAEPQGPKKGDKTKVATERRGGWLSRIAPGVRGAFAKRETPENLWVKCPDTGEMIYRSDLDAALWVTPAGRHMRIGPEARFKYTFDDGVHEVLPTPAVVEDPLKFSDGKSYKDRLAAARKATGEQDAMAIAFGKVGGVDAVVLVQDFAFMGGSLGMAAGEGFIAAAEAAITRQVPLVAFTAAGGARMQEGALSLMQMARTTLAINAMKDAGLPYAVVLTDPTTGGVTASYAMLGDVHLAEPGALIGFAGPRVIEQTIRETLPPGFQRSEYLVEKGMVDRVTHRKDLPAVLGSILGTLMMGRALKAA; from the coding sequence ATGGCGATGGCTGAACCCCAGGGGCCCAAGAAGGGCGACAAGACCAAGGTCGCGACCGAGCGGCGCGGCGGCTGGCTGTCGCGGATCGCGCCCGGCGTGCGCGGCGCGTTCGCCAAGCGCGAGACGCCCGAAAACCTGTGGGTCAAGTGCCCCGACACCGGCGAGATGATCTACCGCTCCGACCTGGACGCGGCCCTGTGGGTCACCCCGGCCGGACGCCACATGCGCATCGGCCCCGAGGCGCGGTTCAAATACACCTTCGACGACGGCGTCCACGAGGTCCTGCCGACCCCGGCCGTGGTCGAGGATCCGCTGAAGTTCTCGGACGGCAAGTCCTACAAGGACCGCCTGGCCGCCGCTCGCAAGGCGACCGGCGAGCAGGACGCCATGGCCATCGCCTTCGGCAAGGTCGGCGGCGTCGACGCCGTGGTGCTGGTCCAGGACTTCGCCTTCATGGGCGGTTCGCTGGGCATGGCCGCGGGCGAGGGCTTCATCGCCGCCGCCGAGGCCGCGATCACCCGCCAGGTTCCGCTGGTGGCCTTCACCGCCGCCGGCGGCGCGCGGATGCAGGAAGGGGCGCTGTCCCTGATGCAGATGGCCCGCACCACCCTGGCCATCAACGCCATGAAGGACGCCGGCCTGCCCTATGCGGTGGTGCTGACCGACCCGACCACCGGCGGCGTCACCGCCTCCTACGCCATGCTGGGCGACGTGCACCTGGCCGAGCCGGGCGCCCTGATCGGCTTCGCCGGCCCGCGGGTGATCGAGCAGACCATCCGCGAGACCTTGCCGCCGGGCTTCCAGCGCTCGGAATACCTGGTCGAGAAGGGCATGGTCGACCGCGTGACGCACCGCAAGGACCTGCCGGCCGTGCTGGGCTCGATCCTGGGCACGCTGATGATGGGCCGGGCGCTGAAAGCGGCTTGA
- a CDS encoding DsbE family thiol:disulfide interchange protein → MRRWIGFAPLVVLVGLGVLFAGYALKHDPHVQPHALVGKPVPAVTLPDLDTGAMVAVRDAPKGPRLINFFASWCAPCRVEAPQLMALKARGVTLVGVAYKDEPARTQAFLGELGDPFAVKLMDRNGRAGIEFGVTGVPETFLVGADGVILAKHSGPLTDADVEQMLAKLR, encoded by the coding sequence GTGAGGCGCTGGATCGGCTTCGCGCCGCTGGTCGTGCTGGTCGGCCTGGGCGTGCTGTTCGCCGGCTACGCTCTCAAGCACGATCCGCATGTCCAGCCCCACGCCCTGGTCGGCAAGCCCGTCCCGGCGGTGACCCTGCCCGACCTGGACACCGGGGCGATGGTCGCCGTGCGCGACGCGCCGAAGGGACCGCGCCTGATCAACTTCTTCGCCTCCTGGTGCGCCCCCTGCCGGGTCGAGGCTCCGCAGCTGATGGCGCTGAAGGCCCGGGGCGTCACCCTGGTCGGGGTAGCCTACAAGGACGAGCCCGCTCGCACCCAGGCGTTCCTGGGCGAACTGGGCGACCCGTTCGCCGTCAAGCTGATGGATCGCAACGGCCGGGCCGGCATCGAGTTCGGCGTCACCGGCGTGCCCGAGACCTTCCTGGTCGGGGCCGACGGCGTCATCCTGGCCAAGCACAGCGGCCCGCTGACCGACGCCGACGTCGAGCAGATGCTGGCCAAGCTGCGCTAG
- the ccmA gene encoding heme ABC exporter ATP-binding protein CcmA, translated as MLRTIRIKDLSLVRGERRLFSGLDLEVSAGQALALTGRNGAGKTSLLRAVAGLLRPSQGVIGFDGEAGPLEAEVARSDALHLVGHHDGLKSTRSAWEELLFQARWTGGSEASARDAATRLDLDRLLELEVRRLSAGQRRRVALARLLASPRSLWLLDEPMAPLDAGHREGFGLLMAEHLAGGGMILAAVHDPLPVPARAVEVGG; from the coding sequence ATGTTGAGAACTATTCGCATCAAGGACTTAAGTCTTGTTCGCGGCGAACGGCGGCTGTTCTCGGGGCTGGACCTGGAGGTTTCGGCCGGCCAGGCGTTGGCGCTGACCGGGCGCAACGGCGCGGGCAAGACCAGTCTCTTGCGGGCGGTGGCGGGACTGTTGCGGCCGTCGCAGGGCGTCATCGGCTTCGACGGCGAGGCCGGCCCGCTGGAGGCCGAGGTCGCGCGGTCCGACGCCCTGCACCTGGTCGGCCATCACGACGGGCTGAAGTCGACGCGCTCGGCCTGGGAGGAGCTGCTGTTCCAGGCCCGCTGGACGGGCGGCTCGGAGGCCTCGGCCCGCGACGCGGCGACCCGGCTGGACCTGGACCGCCTGCTCGAGCTGGAGGTCCGCCGGCTGTCGGCCGGCCAGCGGCGGCGGGTGGCCCTGGCGCGGCTGCTGGCCAGCCCCCGCTCGCTGTGGTTGCTGGATGAGCCCATGGCTCCGCTGGACGCCGGTCATCGCGAGGGCTTCGGCCTGCTGATGGCCGAGCACCTGGCCGGGGGCGGCATGATCCTGGCGGCGGTGCACGATCCCCTGCCCGTTCCGGCTCGGGCGGTGGAGGTCGGAGGATGA
- a CDS encoding Spy/CpxP family protein refolding chaperone, with the protein MRLQPSRLALIAAAVFTFSGAAVAVAQDGPPPPGPPPMADDGPGGPGGPPAMVRHHRLDPEARAQHLRDVLQLRADQDGALKAYLDAVAPKDWTKDHPKREAVDTPRRPPTTPERLDREAERLDRARARIDATRAFYAALSPGQKKAFDALGPMAGGHGPMMRRAEFRHFKGGPGGMPPRPKAD; encoded by the coding sequence ATGCGCCTGCAGCCCAGCCGCCTCGCCCTGATAGCCGCGGCCGTCTTCACGTTTTCCGGCGCGGCGGTCGCCGTCGCTCAGGACGGCCCCCCGCCGCCCGGTCCCCCGCCCATGGCCGATGACGGCCCGGGCGGTCCCGGCGGACCGCCGGCGATGGTGCGCCACCACCGCCTCGACCCCGAAGCCCGCGCCCAGCATCTGCGCGACGTGCTGCAACTGCGCGCCGACCAGGACGGCGCCCTGAAGGCCTATCTGGACGCCGTCGCGCCCAAGGATTGGACCAAGGACCATCCGAAGCGGGAAGCGGTCGACACACCGCGTCGGCCGCCGACCACGCCCGAACGCCTGGATCGCGAGGCCGAGCGCCTGGACCGCGCCAGGGCGCGGATCGACGCCACCCGCGCCTTCTACGCCGCCCTGTCGCCTGGCCAGAAAAAGGCCTTCGACGCCCTGGGCCCGATGGCCGGCGGCCACGGCCCGATGATGCGCCGCGCCGAATTCCGCCACTTCAAGGGCGGTCCGGGCGGAATGCCGCCCCGGCCCAAGGCGGACTAG